From one Bacillota bacterium genomic stretch:
- a CDS encoding M42 family metallopeptidase: MKETINYILNFAKEILEIPSPSGYCQTVISRIEQEAITLGFYIEKSKKGNAIITIPGKTNYMLGLSGHVDTLGAMVKSITSDGNLKFTTIGGPIWPTLDGEYCTVHTRDHLEYTGTFLSTSPSVHVYKDASSKDRTPETMIVRIDEVVHTKEDVLKLGIQAGDYIFFDPKTTITDSGFIKSRFLDDKMSVAILFGLLKYIKSNHLKLNPTIKIIISTYEEVGHGASNLPLLDELIAVDMGCIGDDLSCTEEMVSICCKDSSGPYDYQITSDLVSLAKKGNLQYATDIYPFYGSDVSAALRGGQDIKGGLIGPGVHASHGMERTHQSAVENTLKLLLAYIQK, from the coding sequence ATGAAAGAAACAATAAATTATATCTTAAATTTTGCAAAAGAAATTCTTGAAATACCTTCTCCTAGTGGATACTGTCAAACAGTTATCTCTCGAATTGAACAAGAAGCTATCACATTAGGATTTTATATCGAAAAATCTAAAAAAGGAAATGCCATCATTACGATTCCTGGTAAAACAAATTATATGCTTGGACTTTCGGGACACGTTGATACGCTAGGAGCCATGGTCAAGAGTATTACAAGTGATGGAAATCTTAAATTCACAACCATTGGTGGACCAATTTGGCCGACTTTAGATGGAGAGTACTGCACAGTTCACACAAGAGATCATTTAGAATACACAGGAACATTCTTGTCGACTTCTCCTTCTGTTCACGTTTACAAAGATGCTTCATCAAAAGATAGAACTCCTGAAACAATGATTGTACGAATTGACGAAGTTGTTCATACGAAAGAAGATGTATTAAAACTTGGAATTCAAGCAGGAGATTATATCTTTTTTGATCCAAAAACAACCATTACGGATTCTGGTTTTATAAAAAGTCGATTTTTAGATGATAAAATGAGTGTTGCTATTTTATTTGGATTGCTTAAATATATTAAGAGCAATCATCTCAAGCTCAACCCTACCATTAAAATTATCATTTCTACTTATGAAGAAGTCGGACATGGTGCATCGAATCTTCCCTTACTAGATGAACTTATCGCTGTTGATATGGGGTGCATTGGAGATGACCTTTCTTGTACAGAAGAAATGGTTTCGATTTGTTGTAAAGATTCTTCTGGTCCTTATGATTATCAAATCACATCAGATCTTGTATCCCTTGCAAAAAAAGGAAACCTTCAATATGCTACGGATATCTATCCGTTTTACGGAAGTGATGTATCCGCAGCACTAAGAGGCGGTCAAGACATAAAGGGCGGTTTAATTGGACCTGGAGTGCATGCATCTCATGGTATGGAAAGAACACACCAATCTGCAGTTGAAAACACCCTTAAACTACTACTTGCGTACATTCAAAAATAA
- a CDS encoding CotH kinase family protein: MSFLTLKRILLMFLLITSIFGITYYQLIHANQDITSISDLTVNRKQKTDYKNLFDNGNFKSITIEFSEIIFQELLSSMQDYFDQYGTYQDNSMHKITMKYSDGLGNSFTVNEVGFRTKSNTSRNLPLTYDWMERKNYHQTSFQLQFDATFDYDNHSNEYAVLNSREVFNVDQLNFEYCKSFDSQYDEAMISEAFAYYLYEQAGVTVSNASYGLVYFQIGEELIPFGFYTIIEPIDQEFIKKNFDGNLIGEYGDLYKATDVMEPATLDLNFDGLIGIDENEDNVRFTYSLKNNSLDGTRKIFNDLTNFIEGINNFSYYENHFTSLLDVDMFIRTLAMGFLIGNTDDYRYNYNNFYLYFDVYTNQVSFIPFDLDSSLGFGKHQDLSGNYGVYYDLYSATDETAILINNLLAIPVYNQLYLQYLEEFIQDVFRYDIFYLEFLDAKELYESILVSENHLGNQVFHERNASWYFTTKAEYSLNLIENYHSS; the protein is encoded by the coding sequence ATGAGTTTTCTAACCCTTAAAAGAATACTTTTAATGTTTTTACTTATAACTTCCATTTTTGGTATAACATATTACCAACTGATTCATGCAAATCAAGATATTACTTCAATATCCGATTTAACAGTGAATCGAAAACAAAAAACGGACTATAAAAATCTATTTGATAATGGAAACTTTAAATCCATTACAATTGAATTTTCAGAAATTATTTTTCAAGAATTATTATCCTCTATGCAAGATTACTTTGATCAATATGGAACTTATCAAGATAATTCAATGCATAAAATAACCATGAAATATTCCGATGGTTTAGGCAATTCCTTTACTGTAAACGAGGTTGGATTTAGAACCAAAAGTAATACTTCTAGAAATTTACCTTTAACTTATGATTGGATGGAAAGAAAAAATTATCATCAAACATCCTTTCAACTTCAATTTGATGCAACATTTGACTATGACAATCATTCAAATGAATACGCTGTTTTAAACTCAAGAGAAGTTTTTAATGTTGACCAATTAAATTTTGAATATTGCAAATCTTTTGATAGTCAATACGATGAAGCAATGATTTCGGAAGCTTTTGCCTATTATTTATATGAACAGGCAGGAGTAACGGTTTCGAACGCCAGTTATGGACTTGTTTATTTTCAAATAGGAGAAGAATTAATTCCTTTTGGTTTTTATACCATTATTGAACCCATAGATCAAGAATTTATAAAAAAGAATTTTGATGGGAATTTAATAGGTGAATATGGCGATTTATATAAAGCAACTGATGTAATGGAACCTGCTACTTTAGATTTAAATTTTGATGGATTAATTGGAATCGATGAAAACGAAGACAATGTTCGTTTTACTTACTCTTTAAAAAACAATTCTTTAGATGGAACAAGAAAAATCTTTAACGACCTTACAAATTTTATTGAAGGAATCAACAATTTTTCTTATTATGAAAATCATTTTACTTCTTTACTTGACGTTGATATGTTTATCAGAACACTAGCTATGGGATTTTTAATTGGAAATACTGATGATTACAGATATAACTATAATAATTTTTATCTATATTTTGATGTGTATACCAATCAAGTATCTTTTATCCCTTTTGATCTTGATAGTTCACTTGGGTTTGGAAAACATCAAGATTTATCTGGAAATTATGGAGTTTATTACGACTTATATTCCGCAACAGATGAAACCGCAATTCTAATTAATAATTTGTTAGCTATCCCTGTTTATAATCAACTTTATCTTCAATATTTAGAAGAGTTTATTCAAGATGTGTTTCGTTATGATATCTTTTACCTTGAATTTCTTGATGCAAAAGAATTATACGAATCCATTTTAGTTTCAGAAAATCATCTTGGAAACCAAGTGTTTCATGAACGAAATGCATCATGGTACTTTACGACAAAAGCAGAATACTCTTTAAATTTAATCGAGAATTACCACAGTTCATAG
- the nadD gene encoding nicotinate (nicotinamide) nucleotide adenylyltransferase has protein sequence MKVIVIFGGAFNPPTIAHKEIYYHVLKFIPFTEFVFLPVSSLYTKRSLASNFHRLQMLNLLIKDLPNSSISTLEFDDSDYIGTYQSLLRIQEKYPNQELSFIIGADNLIKIHKWINAKALLTDFKFIVINRSLTDMKNYIQNDLFLKEYSSRFVLLPDFNLDISSTAFRETFDQKIVTKEIYQYIQIQGLYRG, from the coding sequence ATGAAAGTGATTGTAATTTTTGGTGGTGCATTCAACCCTCCTACGATTGCTCATAAAGAAATATACTACCATGTCCTAAAATTTATTCCATTTACAGAATTCGTTTTTTTACCAGTTAGTAGTTTGTATACGAAACGCTCTCTTGCTAGTAACTTCCATCGATTACAAATGTTAAATTTATTAATAAAAGATTTGCCAAATTCATCTATTTCAACGCTTGAATTTGACGATTCGGATTATATAGGAACGTATCAAAGTTTACTTCGCATACAAGAAAAGTACCCTAATCAAGAATTAAGTTTTATCATTGGTGCCGATAACTTAATTAAAATCCATAAATGGATTAATGCAAAAGCTTTATTAACGGATTTTAAATTTATTGTGATTAATCGAAGCCTTACCGATATGAAAAATTATATTCAAAATGATTTGTTTTTAAAAGAATATTCTTCGAGATTTGTCCTATTACCGGACTTTAATTTGGATATCTCATCGACTGCTTTTCGTGAAACATTTGACCAAAAAATTGTTACAAAAGAAATTTATCAATACATCCAAATCCAAGGACTTTATAGAGGCTAA
- a CDS encoding aminopeptidase encodes MLKDPRLEKLASTLVNYSVQMQENETVMIYSSIKAKPLILALLKEIRSKKGNPIVELSDDEISRELLFSSTEKSFDRSYRWLDHKLDDIDCIIHIIATESDYTSQDVPMEIKLNYSKKMNPLTPKRLGKKWVLLNYPTEGASHKAKMSFEKYFDFIIDVSSVDYSKMNEAFIPLKELMEKTDKVRIVGKNTDLSFSIKGMTAIPCAGNYNIPDGEIFTAPVKNSVNGTIAYNAPSPQRGSVFTNVKLTFENGKIIHATADQELELLESIFNTDEGARYVGEFAIGVNPLVTKPMGDILFDEKIAGSIHFTPGRCYEEAPNGNDSAIHWDLVMLQTEEYGGGEIYFDDRLIRKNGRFVISELQGLNPENLI; translated from the coding sequence ATGTTAAAAGATCCACGCTTAGAAAAACTCGCAAGTACTTTAGTAAACTATTCCGTTCAAATGCAAGAAAACGAAACCGTTATGATTTATTCTTCTATTAAAGCAAAACCTTTAATTCTGGCTTTATTGAAAGAAATTAGATCCAAAAAAGGAAATCCAATTGTCGAACTTTCAGATGATGAAATTTCAAGAGAACTATTATTTTCAAGCACTGAAAAATCTTTTGATAGAAGTTACAGATGGTTGGATCATAAATTAGATGATATCGATTGTATTATCCATATCATCGCAACAGAATCTGATTATACATCACAAGATGTACCTATGGAAATTAAATTAAATTATTCAAAAAAAATGAATCCTTTGACTCCAAAACGTTTAGGAAAAAAATGGGTTTTACTAAATTATCCAACTGAAGGCGCAAGCCATAAAGCAAAAATGAGTTTTGAAAAATATTTTGATTTTATCATCGATGTTTCAAGTGTCGATTATTCGAAAATGAATGAAGCCTTTATTCCATTAAAAGAATTGATGGAGAAAACGGATAAAGTAAGAATTGTTGGAAAAAATACTGATTTATCTTTTTCAATAAAAGGAATGACAGCTATTCCTTGTGCAGGAAACTATAACATTCCTGACGGAGAGATTTTTACTGCTCCAGTTAAAAATTCTGTGAATGGAACCATAGCATATAATGCTCCCTCTCCTCAAAGAGGTTCTGTATTTACAAACGTAAAATTAACCTTTGAAAACGGAAAAATTATCCACGCAACTGCAGATCAAGAACTAGAATTATTGGAATCTATTTTTAATACTGATGAAGGCGCAAGATATGTAGGAGAATTTGCAATTGGCGTTAATCCTTTGGTAACAAAACCGATGGGAGATATATTGTTTGATGAGAAGATTGCAGGATCCATTCACTTTACTCCTGGAAGATGCTATGAAGAAGCCCCAAATGGAAATGATTCTGCAATTCATTGGGATTTAGTCATGCTTCAAACTGAAGAGTATGGCGGTGGTGAAATCTATTTTGATGATCGATTAATTCGCAAAAATGGAAGATTTGTTATTTCGGAACTTCAAGGGTTAAATCCTGAAAATTTAATATAA
- a CDS encoding RluA family pseudouridine synthase, translating to MELIYKIKKPETITRFMHENNIPLKLVQIENGISQIMINHDLKTKNDTIKKGDTLRIMILDEQIDKTIVKQNIPLNILYEDEYVLIVNKPADMQIMVSKAHPEGTLANGINYYYEKNKINSKIYLVNRLDKETSGLVMIAKNRFIKFLFSEKTDSTINREYYAILDGILDAKKNCIDLPINRVDGSIKREVVLNGEDCVTNYQVIKEFKGYSLVKVLIETGKTHQIRVHFSHFSYPIVGDDLYNQKRYQVEQMLLFSYKISFHHPIKDQLVEVELDLPESFTHFMKKNGA from the coding sequence ATGGAACTCATTTACAAAATTAAAAAACCGGAAACAATTACTAGATTTATGCATGAAAATAATATTCCTTTAAAGTTAGTTCAAATAGAAAATGGAATTTCTCAAATCATGATTAATCATGATTTAAAAACTAAAAATGATACAATTAAAAAAGGCGATACTTTACGGATTATGATTTTGGATGAACAAATTGACAAAACCATTGTAAAACAAAACATTCCTTTGAATATTTTATATGAAGATGAATATGTTTTGATTGTAAATAAACCAGCAGATATGCAAATTATGGTTTCAAAAGCACATCCTGAAGGAACTTTAGCAAATGGAATCAATTACTATTATGAAAAGAATAAAATTAATAGCAAAATATATCTAGTAAATCGTTTAGACAAAGAAACATCTGGACTGGTTATGATAGCTAAAAATCGATTTATTAAATTTTTATTTAGTGAAAAAACAGATTCGACTATTAACCGTGAATATTATGCTATTTTAGATGGCATCTTAGATGCAAAGAAAAATTGTATCGATTTACCTATAAATCGGGTTGATGGCTCAATAAAAAGAGAAGTAGTTTTAAACGGTGAAGATTGTGTAACAAATTACCAAGTTATTAAAGAATTTAAAGGGTATTCGCTCGTAAAAGTTTTAATTGAAACAGGAAAAACTCATCAAATCCGAGTTCATTTTTCTCATTTTAGTTATCCAATCGTTGGAGATGATTTGTACAATCAAAAACGTTATCAAGTAGAACAAATGCTTTTATTTAGTTATAAAATATCTTTCCATCATCCTATCAAAGATCAATTAGTTGAAGTAGAACTTGATTTACCTGAAAGTTTTACCCATTTCATGAAAAAAAACGGAGCATAA
- a CDS encoding transporter substrate-binding domain-containing protein, protein MKRAMMILLIILSFTVLVGCQNASGIQVDQDNYNYILDQQEIVVGLECQYAPFNWTVEESNASVIAVQIDGSQNYCDGYDVQVALAIASELNVNLVLKAIEWDGLIASLADSGQIDLIIAGMSPTSDRAQTVSFTNEYYHSTHVVVLRSDSIYNTATSIDDFEDATIVGQLSTIYDSLIDQMTNAVHENPLTDVPTIITAIKTGTIDATILELPVAIAVCEANSDLMYIEFTSDNGFDVSYEDSAVAIALRQGDVLLLERINEILASISIEQREVWMIAAIDRQP, encoded by the coding sequence ATGAAAAGAGCAATGATGATTTTATTAATTATTTTAAGTTTTACAGTATTGGTAGGATGTCAAAATGCAAGTGGTATTCAAGTGGATCAAGATAACTACAACTACATTCTTGATCAACAAGAAATTGTTGTTGGTTTAGAATGTCAATATGCCCCGTTTAATTGGACTGTAGAAGAGAGCAACGCGTCTGTGATTGCTGTTCAAATCGATGGATCACAAAATTATTGTGATGGTTATGATGTGCAAGTTGCATTAGCAATTGCAAGTGAATTAAATGTAAATTTAGTATTAAAAGCCATCGAATGGGATGGATTAATTGCATCTCTTGCCGATTCTGGTCAAATCGATCTAATTATAGCTGGTATGAGTCCAACTTCCGATAGAGCTCAAACAGTAAGTTTTACCAATGAATATTACCATTCTACTCATGTGGTTGTTTTAAGAAGTGATTCCATCTATAACACTGCTACATCAATAGACGATTTTGAAGACGCAACGATTGTTGGTCAATTATCAACAATCTATGATAGTTTAATTGATCAAATGACAAATGCAGTTCATGAGAATCCATTAACCGATGTTCCAACCATCATTACCGCAATCAAAACAGGAACCATTGATGCAACGATTCTAGAGTTACCTGTAGCTATCGCTGTTTGTGAGGCGAATTCTGATCTGATGTATATTGAATTTACATCAGATAATGGATTTGATGTTAGTTATGAAGATAGTGCAGTTGCCATTGCATTAAGACAAGGTGATGTACTTCTTTTAGAACGAATTAATGAAATTCTCGCGTCGATTTCTATAGAACAGAGAGAAGTTTGGATGATAGCAGCTATTGATAGACAACCTTAA
- a CDS encoding amino acid ABC transporter permease, giving the protein MKKYVPLFKKLLVFITVFTMLNLVLPDSFSLFAKEETLSSFQLIGNSSDVLDDASENLVIYSSFYYQNVTSAKLSQISTDFLLPSKYGDVLIEWQINTSRILICDETSSIIIQTITGPTEIDVYYASIVSFPTVFQGNETFELQAILSYDGLEITKTYIGGISPVIPDDFWGGVVFTFVRYLSLFLEGVLTTLGLSLIGTIIGFVFALFLVFMRTQTPHSRDSKMTIVGKKVVNRFSKIYITIFRGTPMIVQASFFWYGLGLFGNAMVCGLFVVSINTAAYIAEILRGGITSVDLGQIEAARSLGFTNIQTMRYIVFPQAIKNSMPAIGNEFVINIKDTSVLSVIGIFELFNQTRRIAGMHYRQLEAYFVVALIYLFLTYFVTKILQTIEKKLDMPIKELTSSN; this is encoded by the coding sequence GTGAAAAAATATGTACCATTATTTAAAAAATTACTTGTATTTATAACAGTGTTTACAATGCTGAATTTAGTGCTACCTGACAGTTTTTCGCTTTTTGCAAAAGAGGAAACACTGTCTTCTTTTCAATTGATAGGTAATTCATCGGATGTTTTAGATGATGCAAGCGAAAATCTTGTGATATATAGCTCTTTTTATTATCAGAATGTTACTTCTGCAAAATTATCTCAAATATCTACTGACTTTTTACTTCCTTCAAAATATGGAGATGTTTTAATTGAGTGGCAAATAAATACCAGTAGAATTCTCATTTGTGACGAAACATCTTCGATTATAATTCAAACCATTACAGGTCCTACAGAAATCGATGTTTATTATGCCTCTATCGTTTCATTTCCTACTGTTTTTCAAGGAAATGAAACGTTTGAACTTCAAGCCATTTTATCTTACGATGGTTTAGAAATTACAAAAACTTATATTGGAGGAATCTCTCCTGTTATTCCCGATGATTTTTGGGGAGGAGTAGTCTTTACATTTGTTAGGTATCTATCCTTGTTTTTAGAAGGTGTCCTCACAACGCTTGGGTTATCTTTAATTGGAACGATTATTGGCTTTGTTTTTGCATTGTTTTTAGTATTTATGCGAACTCAAACGCCTCATTCTAGGGACTCAAAAATGACAATAGTTGGTAAAAAAGTAGTTAATAGATTTAGTAAGATATACATTACAATTTTCAGAGGAACACCTATGATTGTTCAAGCATCCTTTTTTTGGTATGGATTAGGTTTGTTTGGAAACGCAATGGTTTGCGGATTATTCGTGGTATCCATTAACACAGCAGCTTACATTGCAGAAATTTTAAGAGGTGGAATTACTTCCGTCGATTTGGGCCAAATTGAAGCGGCTAGAAGTTTAGGCTTTACAAACATACAAACCATGCGGTATATTGTATTTCCACAAGCAATTAAAAATTCCATGCCAGCAATTGGAAATGAATTCGTAATTAATATTAAAGATACATCCGTTTTATCCGTTATTGGTATTTTTGAGTTGTTTAATCAAACGAGGCGAATTGCAGGAATGCATTACCGACAGCTAGAGGCCTATTTTGTTGTGGCATTAATCTATTTATTTCTAACTTACTTTGTTACAAAAATACTGCAAACCATAGAAAAAAAATTGGATATGCCAATCAAAGAATTGACAAGTTCCAATTAA
- a CDS encoding CotH kinase family protein produces MIKKTFVFFTLILFLLLVGCNFNTISDTKITGDSTTSTTSSTITTETADALAYSQLFDNTIYKKFVITFSRDNFLKLIDDMENYNDLYGSYRDNTIQEVDLYYEDGYGNQETYYEVGFRTKGNIFSRVLPVIKDEFGEIIGYQQVSFQLEFDATFDYLENSTEWKALQDREVFDLEQLNFKRINPQDSGVVTELVAYDLYKSAGIITSNTSLGVVYFQIEDELIAYGLYLIQEPIDSELIKRTFDTNQDGTIGDLYKCVWQGAQPATLKTNYLQDSLGVSDYNDGYRKSYQLKTNKETSNFSSFTTFVTKLNDTSAENYQNILESSLDIDSLLKAFAIGFLIGSPDDYRSDANNYYLYFYEGKAVYIPFDMDQSLGYGWDPYGNHGLDLDVLNYPYAQSYLGDINDLPLSTNILSFETYRNQYLNYLLEYANQETGIFQSSFYEAEFLMAKSLYEVELLNQNHLGVSYFSTTERWMSVSDYYQQKSSYAIERANFYLNP; encoded by the coding sequence ATGATTAAAAAAACATTTGTGTTCTTTACGTTGATACTGTTTTTATTGCTAGTAGGATGTAATTTTAATACTATTTCAGATACGAAAATTACAGGTGATTCAACTACATCTACCACCTCAAGCACTATTACAACTGAAACCGCCGATGCTTTAGCCTACAGTCAATTATTTGACAATACAATCTATAAAAAATTTGTTATCACATTTTCACGTGATAACTTTCTTAAATTAATCGATGATATGGAAAATTATAACGATCTATATGGTAGTTATAGAGACAATACTATTCAAGAAGTTGATCTTTACTATGAAGATGGATATGGAAATCAAGAAACGTATTATGAAGTTGGTTTTCGAACCAAAGGAAATATTTTTTCTCGTGTTTTACCAGTTATAAAAGATGAATTTGGTGAGATTATTGGCTACCAACAAGTATCCTTTCAATTGGAATTTGATGCAACGTTTGATTATCTTGAAAATTCTACTGAGTGGAAAGCATTACAAGACCGGGAAGTTTTTGATTTAGAACAATTAAATTTTAAACGAATTAATCCACAAGATTCTGGTGTTGTAACCGAACTTGTAGCTTATGACTTATATAAAAGTGCAGGAATTATTACTTCTAACACTTCACTTGGAGTCGTATATTTTCAAATTGAAGATGAATTAATTGCATATGGCCTTTATTTAATTCAAGAACCAATTGATTCTGAATTAATTAAACGTACTTTTGATACAAATCAAGATGGAACCATTGGTGATTTATATAAATGCGTTTGGCAAGGTGCTCAACCTGCTACTTTGAAAACAAACTATTTACAAGACAGTTTGGGAGTTTCAGATTATAATGATGGATACCGAAAAAGTTATCAATTAAAGACAAATAAGGAAACCTCTAATTTTAGCTCTTTTACAACATTTGTAACTAAACTAAATGATACATCTGCAGAGAATTATCAAAACATCTTAGAATCTAGTTTAGATATTGATTCTTTATTAAAAGCCTTTGCAATTGGATTTTTAATTGGAAGTCCCGATGACTATAGAAGTGATGCCAATAATTATTATTTGTATTTTTATGAGGGAAAAGCTGTATATATTCCGTTTGACATGGACCAATCTTTAGGTTATGGCTGGGATCCATACGGTAATCACGGACTTGATTTAGATGTTTTGAATTATCCTTATGCACAAAGTTACTTAGGAGATATCAATGATTTACCACTTTCTACCAATATTTTAAGTTTTGAAACATATCGAAATCAATACTTAAACTATTTACTAGAATATGCCAACCAAGAAACTGGAATCTTTCAGTCTTCGTTTTATGAAGCGGAATTTTTAATGGCGAAAAGTCTTTATGAAGTTGAATTATTAAATCAAAATCATTTAGGAGTTTCTTACTTTTCTACTACAGAAAGATGGATGTCTGTCAGCGACTATTATCAACAAAAAAGTAGTTATGCCATTGAAAGAGCAAACTTTTATTTAAATCCTTAG
- a CDS encoding amino acid ABC transporter ATP-binding protein: MIEIKNLEKSFGTNNVLKGINLTINEGEVVCIIGSSGSGKSTLLRCINLLEEPNLGEIWFENTNLLENSVDINLLRTKIGMVFQSFNLFQNLNVIENVMISLIKVMKKNKIQAFDKAMIYLEQVGMKDFAYQNPKSLSGGQKQRVAIARALAMNPKIMLFDEPTSALDPEMVGEVLEVMKDLAIKGMTMIVVTHEMGFAKDVASQVIFMDQGIVLEENTPDIIFSNPKEDRTKEFLKRVL; this comes from the coding sequence ATTATAGAGATAAAAAACTTAGAAAAATCCTTTGGAACCAATAATGTTTTAAAAGGAATTAACCTAACCATTAATGAAGGCGAAGTTGTTTGTATTATTGGATCAAGTGGTTCTGGAAAATCGACATTGTTAAGATGCATTAATTTACTTGAAGAACCAAATCTAGGTGAAATTTGGTTTGAAAACACAAATTTACTTGAGAATTCTGTAGATATCAATCTGTTAAGAACAAAAATAGGAATGGTTTTTCAATCGTTTAATTTATTTCAAAATCTTAATGTGATAGAAAATGTAATGATTTCTTTAATAAAAGTAATGAAAAAAAATAAAATTCAAGCGTTCGATAAAGCAATGATCTATTTAGAACAAGTCGGTATGAAAGATTTTGCCTATCAAAATCCAAAATCTCTTTCAGGAGGACAAAAACAAAGAGTAGCCATTGCAAGAGCATTAGCGATGAATCCGAAAATTATGCTTTTTGATGAGCCAACATCTGCTTTAGATCCTGAAATGGTAGGAGAAGTATTAGAGGTTATGAAAGACTTAGCTATAAAAGGAATGACAATGATTGTTGTTACACATGAAATGGGATTTGCAAAAGATGTCGCAAGTCAAGTAATCTTCATGGATCAAGGGATTGTTTTAGAAGAAAATACACCAGATATTATCTTTTCAAATCCGAAAGAAGATAGAACCAAAGAATTTTTAAAAAGAGTCCTTTAA
- a CDS encoding DUF402 domain-containing protein: protein MKLSVGSKVMLQSYKHDHSLHRIWEKATILTENDEFIVVANKRTKVIESNGRFWYTKEPSVSYFFKDHWYNVIGIIKPTGISYYCNLSSPILYDEEALKYIDYDLDVRVLADGSLTVLDRNEYKKHQCLMQYPKTICEILEAELDDLKNRIHTHKEPFLPEYISQWYKNFLEMKEQ from the coding sequence ATGAAATTATCAGTCGGTAGCAAAGTCATGCTTCAAAGTTACAAACACGATCATTCTCTCCATCGAATTTGGGAAAAAGCAACTATATTAACTGAAAATGATGAATTTATCGTTGTCGCAAATAAAAGAACAAAAGTAATTGAATCAAACGGAAGGTTTTGGTATACCAAAGAACCTTCCGTTTCGTATTTTTTTAAAGATCATTGGTACAACGTCATTGGAATTATTAAGCCTACAGGGATATCGTATTATTGTAATTTAAGTTCTCCAATTTTGTATGATGAAGAAGCTTTAAAATATATTGATTATGATCTTGATGTTCGAGTTTTAGCTGATGGTTCTTTAACTGTCCTTGACCGAAACGAGTACAAGAAACATCAATGTTTGATGCAATACCCTAAAACGATATGTGAAATTTTAGAAGCAGAACTAGATGATTTAAAAAATCGAATTCACACACACAAAGAACCGTTTTTACCTGAATACATTTCACAGTGGTATAAAAATTTTTTAGAGATGAAGGAGCAATAA